The Verrucomicrobiia bacterium genome has a segment encoding these proteins:
- a CDS encoding AbrB/MazE/SpoVT family DNA-binding domain-containing protein: MTTIVQLDGSNRIVLPLDLRRAAGVPRGQKLKASATPGRIVLEMEPATQGRVVKRGKLKLWTGAVPPTLLAEAVEVARHYER; this comes from the coding sequence GTGACAACAATCGTGCAACTTGATGGTTCCAATCGAATCGTCCTGCCCCTTGATCTGCGGCGGGCGGCGGGCGTCCCGCGCGGACAAAAGCTCAAAGCCTCCGCCACGCCGGGGAGAATCGTGCTGGAAATGGAACCAGCCACCCAGGGCAGAGTCGTCAAACGCGGCAAATTAAAGCTCTGGACCGGTGCGGTGCCCCCGACACTGCTGGCCGAAGCCGTCGAAGTCGCGCGCCACTACGAGCGATGA
- a CDS encoding peptidylprolyl isomerase has product MDSGKPKFRPGQVLGLAIGLLLACGPVQGQGATFGGNAPSVPVTGVAAVVNSHVITVQAVEQFAARAIDAARRQYMARPELFLQKRQEILRDSLEQLIERYLILDEFYSAGFNLPDGIINDVVEGQIRTEFGDRLSLMKTLNQVGESFEDFKNEQRDAFIISQMTLKNVNQNVFVSPRKIERYYEQNTNRFNVQEAARIRMIVIDKSRHARGEPVRIAAEVLAKLKEGGDFAKLADEYSDDARRIKGGDRGWIEDRDSDLRPELRRFVFESAPGTVSDIIDLDSAVFIVKVEERRSSGMKPIADVRDEVEQMLRNIEKERLRKQWIARLRKKSYVAYY; this is encoded by the coding sequence ATGGATTCGGGAAAACCAAAGTTCCGGCCTGGACAGGTCCTTGGACTTGCCATCGGTTTGCTGCTCGCCTGTGGTCCGGTGCAGGGCCAGGGTGCCACGTTCGGAGGCAATGCCCCGAGCGTGCCGGTGACCGGGGTGGCTGCGGTGGTGAATTCGCATGTCATTACGGTTCAGGCGGTCGAACAGTTCGCGGCGCGCGCCATTGATGCCGCGCGCCGCCAGTACATGGCGCGTCCGGAACTCTTTCTTCAAAAGCGCCAGGAAATCCTGCGGGACAGCCTCGAGCAGTTGATTGAGCGCTACCTGATCCTGGATGAGTTCTACAGCGCCGGCTTCAATCTGCCGGATGGCATCATCAACGACGTGGTCGAGGGCCAGATTCGCACCGAATTCGGCGACCGGCTGAGCCTCATGAAGACGCTCAACCAGGTGGGCGAGAGCTTCGAGGACTTCAAGAACGAGCAGCGCGACGCATTCATCATCTCCCAGATGACATTGAAGAATGTGAACCAGAACGTCTTCGTGTCGCCGCGCAAGATCGAACGCTACTACGAGCAGAACACCAACCGGTTCAACGTTCAGGAGGCGGCGCGGATCCGGATGATCGTGATTGATAAATCCCGGCATGCCCGCGGCGAGCCCGTCCGGATCGCCGCGGAAGTGCTGGCGAAGCTCAAGGAGGGCGGAGATTTTGCGAAGCTCGCCGACGAGTACTCCGACGATGCCCGCCGCATCAAGGGCGGCGACCGGGGGTGGATTGAGGACCGCGACTCCGACCTGCGCCCCGAGCTGCGCCGGTTCGTCTTTGAGTCCGCGCCGGGGACGGTGAGTGACATCATTGATCTCGATTCCGCGGTGTTCATCGTCAAGGTGGAGGAGCGCAGGTCCTCGGGTATGAAGCCCATTGCCGATGTGCGGGACGAGGTTGAGCAGATGCTCCGCAACATCGAAAAGGAGCGCCTTCGCAAGCAATGGATCGCCCGGCTCCGCAAGAAATCCTACGTGGCTTATTACTGA
- a CDS encoding sigma-70 family RNA polymerase sigma factor, with translation MSDGELLRAYALEGSEAAFTELVNRYVSLVHSVARRHLTDPSLAEEVTQSAFVLLARKAGSLAGHPSLAGWLHRTAWQLAARTARTEQRRRHWEAVAGAIVSEDPPMPDPDPSPIVPALDEALQELAEPDRDAIVLRYFLRKPLRDVGAALGTSDAAAKMRIHRALDQLRRLLIQRGITCSPAALAAAMTGQGVALAPAALAARVASAATGAGGAVTSLPLLIHGLLGLMNGTKLTVILLAAALVAVLSTVVMRSGPTQSAPDGATDPSLATVEPPESPPVPAASRLLPMARVAAQLTPSELEAARQRLRKALAAPSKGGTIWPDSSGLEAMAAFGGRHDELFATLREVFLEPDSTEDAEGGRRLARMRAINAMGELNKNVPGLTSFLWETAWRSDWSGRVGAFSALRKLGLESSDLPALTELLRETAKVDGSPAMRRFLPDAIHEVFRQNPEATSQHLPGLVKLFEETADPVTRFSAATVLLGTPHGTDPRVIESIRDGLREGLNVSIADHRGVNVDVAIEHAAAAGEAAKPLIPDLLEVARTSHESYQQDAAWLAIGQIQPELRAQIPELDQAMTRDAETRQARQDVSQGFATHDDLIRALGDPATALQAATTLGRTGIQSPEAIPAMIAALAGMDEDSRDQVVQAIHQLDPQAPIERVPADVMFHGVIFADSTFDSRPGSEKDPRVERLISDQRMHHTWRTREEILNVTRKLAALDVQIAQAFANGIAEKDPVLADQARQLIASPARP, from the coding sequence ATGAGTGACGGGGAATTGTTGCGGGCCTATGCGCTCGAGGGATCCGAGGCGGCGTTCACGGAACTGGTGAACCGCTATGTGAGCCTGGTCCATTCCGTCGCCAGGCGCCACCTGACGGACCCTTCGCTCGCCGAGGAAGTCACCCAGTCGGCGTTTGTCCTCCTGGCCCGCAAGGCGGGATCCCTGGCCGGGCACCCTTCGCTGGCCGGATGGCTGCATCGCACCGCCTGGCAGCTCGCCGCCCGGACCGCTCGGACGGAACAACGCCGCCGCCATTGGGAGGCGGTGGCAGGCGCCATCGTATCCGAAGACCCTCCCATGCCGGACCCCGACCCCTCCCCCATCGTTCCCGCCCTCGACGAAGCGCTCCAGGAACTCGCCGAACCCGACCGCGACGCCATCGTGCTGCGCTATTTCCTTCGCAAGCCGCTCCGCGACGTCGGCGCCGCGCTCGGCACCAGTGATGCCGCGGCGAAGATGCGGATCCATCGCGCGCTGGACCAGTTGAGGAGGCTGCTGATCCAGCGCGGCATCACCTGTTCGCCCGCGGCTCTGGCCGCGGCCATGACCGGGCAGGGCGTGGCGCTGGCGCCGGCAGCCCTCGCGGCGCGCGTGGCCTCCGCGGCGACTGGCGCGGGCGGCGCTGTGACTTCCCTTCCACTGCTGATCCACGGACTCCTTGGACTTATGAACGGAACCAAACTGACAGTGATTCTCCTGGCCGCCGCCCTGGTGGCGGTCCTTTCGACAGTCGTCATGAGAAGTGGGCCGACCCAAAGTGCGCCGGACGGGGCAACCGATCCCTCGCTGGCCACGGTGGAGCCTCCCGAGTCGCCGCCTGTGCCCGCCGCTTCGCGTCTATTGCCGATGGCGCGGGTGGCCGCGCAACTCACGCCTTCGGAACTGGAGGCGGCACGTCAGCGCTTGAGAAAGGCTTTGGCGGCTCCATCCAAAGGCGGGACGATTTGGCCCGATTCCAGCGGTTTGGAGGCAATGGCCGCGTTTGGCGGGCGACATGATGAATTGTTCGCGACGCTGAGAGAGGTGTTTTTAGAGCCAGATTCGACAGAAGACGCAGAAGGCGGACGGCGCCTGGCGCGGATGCGCGCGATTAACGCCATGGGGGAACTGAACAAGAATGTGCCGGGGCTGACGTCGTTCCTCTGGGAGACCGCCTGGCGGAGCGACTGGAGCGGCCGAGTGGGGGCTTTTTCTGCCCTCCGCAAACTGGGATTGGAGTCGTCGGACCTGCCAGCACTCACCGAGTTGCTTCGAGAAACAGCCAAAGTGGATGGCTCGCCGGCGATGCGGAGATTTCTTCCCGACGCCATCCACGAGGTTTTCCGTCAGAATCCGGAAGCCACGTCCCAGCATCTGCCGGGCCTGGTGAAGCTGTTCGAGGAGACGGCGGATCCCGTCACCCGGTTCAGCGCCGCGACCGTCTTGCTGGGAACACCCCATGGCACTGATCCCCGGGTGATCGAGTCCATCCGAGACGGGCTGCGAGAGGGATTGAACGTCTCCATTGCGGATCATCGTGGAGTCAACGTGGACGTTGCCATCGAACACGCCGCCGCCGCAGGAGAAGCGGCCAAGCCGCTGATTCCGGATTTGCTCGAAGTCGCCCGCACGAGCCACGAGTCCTACCAGCAAGACGCGGCGTGGCTGGCCATCGGCCAGATCCAGCCCGAACTGCGGGCGCAGATTCCCGAGCTTGACCAAGCTATGACGCGTGACGCGGAAACGCGGCAGGCACGTCAGGATGTCTCCCAGGGATTCGCGACGCATGACGACCTCATCCGAGCCTTGGGCGATCCGGCGACGGCGCTGCAGGCCGCGACCACCCTGGGGCGTACGGGCATCCAATCGCCCGAGGCCATTCCGGCGATGATCGCCGCGCTGGCCGGCATGGATGAGGACAGCCGCGATCAGGTGGTTCAGGCGATCCACCAGCTTGATCCGCAAGCGCCAATCGAGCGCGTGCCGGCAGACGTGATGTTTCATGGAGTGATCTTCGCGGATTCCACCTTCGATTCGCGGCCGGGCTCCGAAAAGGATCCCCGGGTGGAGCGGCTGATCTCGGATCAGCGGATGCACCACACCTGGCGGACCCGCGAGGAGATTCTGAACGTGACGAGGAAGCTGGCGGCCCTGGACGTCCAGATCGCCCAGGCCTTTGCGAACGGAATCGCCGAGAAGGATCCCGTCCTGGCCGACCAAGCCCGGCAGCTCATCGCATCGCCCGCGAGGCCCTGA
- a CDS encoding PIN domain-containing protein, with product MTFLDTGILVGAVLEQHPEHAACLEALEGFEAPFTDAHALAETFATLTGFYKVPVAAAAELTLGLKSSLVVEPLPLVDYEKAIGEAQRRGVMGGGIYDSLHATCARRKGAKRIVTRNPSHFAHTAPDLEILTP from the coding sequence ATGACCTTTCTGGACACGGGGATTCTTGTGGGAGCCGTGCTGGAGCAGCATCCGGAACATGCCGCCTGCCTTGAAGCGCTGGAAGGATTCGAAGCGCCCTTCACCGACGCCCACGCCCTGGCAGAGACATTCGCCACGCTCACCGGCTTCTATAAGGTGCCGGTCGCCGCGGCGGCGGAATTGACCCTGGGCCTCAAGTCCAGTCTGGTCGTCGAGCCTTTGCCTCTGGTGGATTACGAGAAGGCGATTGGCGAAGCGCAGCGTCGCGGCGTGATGGGTGGCGGCATTTACGATTCGCTCCACGCGACCTGTGCCCGGCGTAAGGGCGCCAAGCGCATCGTCACGCGCAACCCCTCGCACTTCGCCCATACCGCACCCGACTTGGAAATCCTCACGCCGTAA
- the pdxA gene encoding 4-hydroxythreonine-4-phosphate dehydrogenase PdxA — MVVLGITLGDATGIGPEVAAGAAVTPEFAGAALVFLGDPGVLQRAAALRGIRLPIATWPGRGAAKPGLWSLACGAALPRGLQRGAAVASRAALDWIAEGARRCLEGDLDGLVTAPVNKEAVLRAGISFVGQTEYLAGRTGARETAMMLLGTDDRGRWLRVVLATTHLPLCQVPGAVTIESVDRAIRLASAACHRLGLPRQRIAVCGLNPHAGEGGLMGTEEHLVVKPALARARAAGCDADGPWPADTVFGHAIRGGCEVVVALYHDQGLAPLKLVAFDTGVNWTLGLPFVRTSPDHGTAYDIAGLGSARPDSMTSAIRLALQLAGGDRRQETRCPGSPNRHSAAGGT; from the coding sequence ATGGTCGTCCTTGGAATCACGCTTGGGGATGCGACCGGCATCGGGCCCGAGGTGGCGGCCGGGGCGGCGGTGACGCCGGAGTTCGCCGGCGCGGCCCTGGTGTTCCTGGGGGATCCCGGCGTCCTCCAGCGTGCCGCGGCGCTTCGGGGAATCCGCCTGCCCATCGCCACCTGGCCGGGCCGAGGGGCCGCGAAGCCGGGGCTTTGGAGTCTGGCGTGCGGCGCCGCGCTGCCCCGGGGGCTTCAGCGCGGTGCGGCGGTGGCGTCCCGCGCCGCGCTGGATTGGATTGCGGAGGGCGCGCGACGGTGTCTTGAAGGCGACCTCGACGGGTTGGTGACTGCGCCGGTGAACAAGGAGGCGGTTCTGCGTGCGGGCATCTCCTTCGTCGGGCAGACCGAGTATCTCGCCGGGCGGACCGGAGCCCGGGAGACCGCGATGATGCTGCTGGGAACGGATGATCGGGGGCGCTGGCTGCGCGTGGTGCTTGCCACCACGCACCTGCCGCTCTGCCAGGTGCCCGGGGCCGTGACGATTGAGTCGGTGGATCGCGCCATCCGGTTGGCGTCCGCGGCCTGCCATCGGCTGGGGCTCCCGCGTCAGCGAATCGCCGTCTGCGGGTTGAATCCCCATGCAGGCGAGGGTGGCCTGATGGGGACGGAGGAGCACTTGGTCGTGAAGCCGGCGCTGGCGCGCGCCCGGGCCGCAGGTTGCGACGCCGACGGTCCCTGGCCCGCCGACACGGTGTTCGGGCATGCCATCCGGGGAGGTTGCGAGGTGGTCGTGGCCTTGTACCATGACCAGGGACTGGCGCCCTTGAAGCTGGTGGCCTTCGACACCGGAGTGAACTGGACCCTGGGCCTCCCGTTCGTCCGCACGTCACCGGATCACGGTACCGCCTACGACATTGCGGGCCTTGGAAGTGCCCGGCCGGACAGCATGACCTCGGCGATCCGGCTCGCCTTGCAGCTTGCCGGTGGGGATCGGCGGCAAGAAACGCGTTGCCCGGGCTCACCGAACAGGCACAGTGCGGCAGGCGGGACGTAG
- a CDS encoding thymidylate kinase — MQPRKPRSRPGPPATTARVVVPEITAKRFFGHGLPGVDLAKLSGKLIVIEGADGSGRSTQISQLARWLEGNGHATLQVGLKRSTLVSEQLEQAQHGNILSRTTLSLFYATDFADQLEHSILPSLRAGVVVLADRYIYTLMARDLVRGTDEHWLRNLFGIALVPDAVFYLEVSPEQLVQRAFAKNQSLDYWESGMDLGLSRDMFDSFLQYQARMRETFRRLQKTYGFSIIDGERPPLDINAELRDRIEQVLSGH; from the coding sequence ATGCAGCCCCGTAAACCCAGGTCCCGGCCCGGTCCTCCTGCAACCACCGCCCGCGTGGTGGTGCCCGAAATCACCGCAAAACGGTTCTTCGGCCACGGCCTGCCGGGCGTGGATCTCGCCAAGCTGAGCGGCAAGTTGATCGTCATTGAGGGGGCGGACGGGTCCGGCCGCTCCACGCAGATCTCGCAGCTCGCCCGGTGGCTGGAGGGCAACGGCCACGCCACGCTTCAGGTCGGGCTCAAACGGTCCACCCTGGTCAGTGAACAGCTCGAACAGGCCCAGCACGGCAACATCCTGTCCCGGACAACCCTGTCGCTCTTCTACGCCACCGATTTTGCCGACCAGTTGGAGCATTCCATCCTGCCCTCCTTGCGGGCCGGTGTCGTGGTGCTGGCGGACCGCTACATCTACACCCTGATGGCCCGCGATCTGGTGCGCGGCACCGACGAGCACTGGCTGCGCAACCTGTTCGGCATCGCGCTGGTGCCGGATGCGGTGTTCTATCTGGAGGTGTCTCCGGAACAACTGGTCCAGCGCGCCTTTGCCAAAAACCAGTCCCTCGACTACTGGGAAAGCGGCATGGATCTGGGGCTGTCCCGCGACATGTTCGACAGCTTCCTCCAGTATCAGGCACGCATGCGGGAAACCTTCCGACGCCTGCAAAAGACCTACGGCTTTTCAATCATTGACGGGGAGCGCCCCCCGCTGGACATCAATGCCGAACTGCGTGACCGCATTGAGCAGGTCCTGTCCGGGCACTGA
- a CDS encoding ubiquinone/menaquinone biosynthesis methyltransferase, with protein MFPESGRPPGRQIGDGGLRCPVVSRYYVEDGARAAKVGDLFAAVAPRYDLINDLQSLGLHRLWKRRLIRLAAVRPGDQALDVCCGTGDLTFALARAGARAVGFDFSEPMLDVARQRAVRWQELPGTPPEFRQGDALQLPFPDRAFDVVTIGYGLRNLADLDRGLDELVRVLKPGGRLRILDFGKPDSAVWRWMYFQYLRWVVPLFGRIFCGDADTHSYILASLRRYPAQRGVDARLRAMGLSDTRVIHLVGGMMAINAADRPE; from the coding sequence TTGTTCCCGGAATCCGGCCGGCCCCCGGGTCGCCAAATCGGCGATGGCGGACTACGCTGTCCCGTTGTGAGCCGGTATTACGTCGAAGACGGGGCGCGGGCGGCGAAGGTTGGGGACCTGTTCGCTGCCGTGGCTCCGCGTTACGACCTGATCAACGACCTGCAGAGCCTCGGCCTGCACCGGCTCTGGAAGCGGCGGTTGATCCGGCTCGCCGCAGTGCGCCCCGGAGATCAGGCCCTCGATGTGTGTTGTGGAACGGGGGACCTGACGTTTGCGCTCGCTCGGGCCGGGGCACGGGCTGTTGGCTTCGATTTCAGTGAGCCCATGTTGGACGTCGCCCGCCAGCGTGCCGTCCGCTGGCAGGAGCTGCCCGGAACCCCGCCCGAGTTCCGGCAGGGAGATGCCTTGCAGCTCCCATTCCCTGATCGCGCATTCGACGTGGTGACGATCGGCTACGGACTCCGCAACCTCGCCGACCTCGATCGTGGCCTCGACGAACTGGTCCGCGTGCTCAAGCCGGGCGGGCGGTTGCGAATCCTCGATTTTGGGAAGCCGGATTCCGCGGTCTGGCGATGGATGTATTTCCAGTACCTGCGGTGGGTGGTGCCGTTGTTCGGACGCATCTTCTGTGGGGACGCGGACACCCACAGCTACATCCTCGCCTCACTGCGACGGTACCCGGCGCAACGGGGTGTGGATGCGCGCCTGCGGGCCATGGGCCTTTCCGATACGCGGGTGATCCACCTGGTGGGTGGCATGATGGCCATCAACGCGGCCGACCGCCCGGAATAG
- a CDS encoding HEAT repeat domain-containing protein, with translation MRIRLRRWIQTLASLVAGGLGLGPGFSQAAAPLTFQKNERLALVGGGLGERMGLYGNFEALLHARFPDRELVVRNFCRPADEVTVRQRPNDYTKIDDPLKVFSPDIFLCLFGFNESFAGPDGLEAFREAYAAYLDTLSQTYGRDGQTRLVLVSPIAFENSGDPFLPDGLTENANLEQYAGAIRDLAAARGVAFVDLFTPTRTAFDALPGAQFTTAGFLLNQAGDRLVGGLLDRALFGEPGPSALSAPDLERLREAVVDKAWVHQQDYRMLNGWYVYGGRRTWDLETFPLEYQKIRNMAAVRDQFVWSIANGTVEQSRPDDSRTGELFVPKTRFGVPQQAYSEPKALRYLSGDEALKEMKVADGFDVSLFAAEDRFPELAKPMQLAFDNRGRLWVACMPTYPQWKPGDPRPGDRLLILEDLDRDGQADKCTVFYDQLHCPVGFEFWNGGVLVNDQPRLTFLKDTNGDDRADQVIPLLDGWATDDTHHSFGKFQWSPEGRLHALEGVSMSTTVETPWGPLRNANTPGVYVLDPRSMKVRHFITPGYGNPWCLVHNFWGQGIPGDGTTAQQHWNSPLSGSAKGQRKGLNAIFDHEGMRPALGSEFLYSRHFPDEVQGQFVYGCVINMNGIPRFTIGDDGAGYRGQRVKRDVVAEGQTTSAPDNLLESGDRNFRPGVPQIGPDGALWFLDWHNALIGHMQYSQRDPNRDKTRGRIYRITAKGRPLLTPVTQHGKSVPELLNQLKEYEPRTRYRVRRELRDRPATEVLPAVTAWIGRLNPADPWHDLHQLEALYVQAGFHALDTNHLKRVLGLPSRDARAMAVHVLGEELAYVSDPMPFLRRAVSDTDPRVRLEALRALSFLETEESVAVALETTRLPLDYWLDYTLQHTLGALQPVWQPALETGRIAQDNPSGREYLDNYQKGQPSLGLVKQSLQALIESPDLPEDQRERHVAAVTRVRGRVREGRFVFERVCTSCHRVKDIGIDYGPELTEVAARMNRQQLAESILYPNQEVAPQWLTTNITTRDGEEFSGVVAAEDEATVTLKLGGDLVQRVAKDAITERDTLKVSNMPEGLAAGLAPQEFVDLIEYLASLK, from the coding sequence ATGCGCATCAGGCTCCGCCGTTGGATTCAGACGCTTGCCAGCCTTGTGGCGGGTGGGCTCGGCCTAGGGCCCGGGTTCTCCCAGGCCGCCGCCCCCCTCACGTTTCAAAAGAACGAACGCCTTGCCCTCGTTGGCGGCGGACTCGGGGAGCGGATGGGCCTTTACGGGAATTTTGAAGCCCTGCTCCACGCCCGATTCCCCGATCGGGAACTCGTCGTGCGCAACTTTTGCCGCCCGGCCGATGAGGTGACCGTGCGGCAGCGTCCGAACGACTACACCAAAATTGACGATCCGCTGAAGGTCTTCAGCCCCGACATCTTCCTTTGCCTTTTTGGGTTCAATGAGTCGTTTGCCGGACCCGACGGCCTGGAGGCCTTCCGCGAGGCCTATGCCGCCTACCTGGACACCCTGAGCCAGACCTACGGACGCGATGGACAGACGCGCCTGGTGCTGGTGTCGCCCATCGCCTTCGAGAATTCGGGTGATCCGTTTCTGCCCGACGGCCTGACGGAGAACGCAAACCTAGAGCAGTACGCTGGCGCGATCCGGGACCTGGCCGCCGCGCGAGGCGTCGCCTTTGTGGATCTGTTCACGCCCACCCGGACCGCGTTCGACGCCCTGCCGGGCGCACAGTTCACCACCGCCGGATTCCTCCTGAACCAGGCGGGCGACCGGTTGGTGGGGGGCCTGTTGGATCGTGCCCTGTTTGGCGAGCCGGGACCGTCCGCGTTGTCCGCACCCGACCTTGAACGTTTGCGCGAGGCCGTCGTGGACAAGGCGTGGGTGCACCAACAGGACTATCGAATGCTCAACGGCTGGTACGTGTACGGGGGACGCCGCACCTGGGACTTGGAGACCTTCCCGCTCGAATACCAGAAGATCCGCAACATGGCGGCCGTCCGGGACCAGTTCGTGTGGTCCATCGCCAACGGCACGGTCGAGCAGAGCCGTCCGGACGACTCCCGCACCGGCGAACTGTTCGTCCCCAAGACGCGTTTTGGGGTTCCGCAGCAGGCCTACTCGGAGCCCAAGGCGCTGCGGTATCTTTCGGGCGATGAGGCGCTCAAGGAGATGAAGGTGGCTGACGGCTTCGATGTGAGCCTCTTTGCCGCCGAGGACCGGTTCCCGGAGCTGGCCAAGCCGATGCAATTGGCCTTCGACAACCGGGGACGGCTGTGGGTGGCCTGCATGCCCACCTATCCGCAATGGAAACCGGGCGACCCGCGACCCGGTGACCGTCTGCTCATCCTGGAGGACCTCGATCGCGACGGTCAGGCCGACAAGTGCACCGTCTTTTATGACCAGTTGCACTGTCCGGTCGGTTTCGAGTTCTGGAACGGCGGGGTGCTCGTCAACGATCAGCCGCGACTGACGTTCCTCAAGGACACCAACGGGGACGACCGCGCGGACCAGGTGATTCCGTTGCTGGACGGGTGGGCCACCGACGACACCCACCATTCCTTCGGCAAATTCCAGTGGTCGCCCGAGGGGCGGCTGCACGCGCTGGAGGGCGTCTCCATGTCCACGACGGTGGAGACGCCGTGGGGACCCCTCCGCAACGCCAACACTCCGGGCGTCTACGTGCTGGATCCGCGCTCGATGAAGGTCCGGCATTTCATCACGCCCGGCTACGGCAACCCCTGGTGCCTGGTGCATAATTTCTGGGGACAGGGCATCCCCGGCGATGGCACCACCGCGCAGCAACACTGGAATTCCCCGTTGAGCGGCTCGGCGAAGGGCCAGCGCAAGGGGCTCAATGCGATTTTCGACCACGAGGGCATGCGACCCGCGCTTGGGAGCGAGTTCCTGTACAGCCGGCATTTTCCGGACGAAGTCCAGGGACAGTTCGTTTACGGCTGCGTGATCAACATGAACGGCATCCCGCGGTTCACGATCGGTGATGACGGCGCCGGCTACCGGGGGCAGCGGGTCAAGCGGGACGTGGTGGCCGAAGGCCAGACGACTTCAGCGCCCGACAACCTCCTGGAAAGCGGCGATCGAAATTTTCGTCCCGGTGTGCCCCAGATCGGACCGGACGGTGCGCTGTGGTTCCTCGACTGGCATAACGCGCTGATCGGCCACATGCAGTACTCCCAGCGGGACCCGAACCGGGACAAGACCCGGGGACGGATTTACCGCATCACGGCGAAGGGGCGTCCGCTCCTCACCCCGGTCACCCAGCATGGCAAGTCCGTGCCTGAATTGCTGAACCAGTTGAAGGAGTATGAGCCGCGGACCCGGTATCGCGTGCGTCGCGAACTGCGGGACCGTCCGGCCACCGAGGTGCTCCCGGCGGTGACGGCGTGGATCGGCCGGCTGAATCCCGCAGATCCGTGGCACGACCTCCATCAACTGGAGGCCCTGTACGTGCAGGCGGGATTCCATGCGCTGGACACCAATCACTTGAAGCGGGTGCTGGGTTTGCCCAGCCGGGACGCCCGGGCGATGGCGGTGCATGTGCTGGGCGAGGAACTGGCCTACGTTTCGGACCCCATGCCGTTCCTGCGCCGCGCCGTGTCCGACACAGATCCCCGCGTCCGACTGGAAGCTCTACGCGCCCTGAGCTTCTTGGAAACAGAGGAGTCCGTGGCGGTGGCCCTGGAAACGACGCGCCTGCCTTTGGACTATTGGCTCGACTACACGCTGCAGCACACGCTGGGCGCGCTCCAACCGGTCTGGCAGCCCGCGCTTGAGACCGGCCGGATCGCCCAGGACAACCCATCCGGGCGGGAGTACCTGGACAACTACCAGAAGGGCCAGCCCAGCCTCGGACTGGTCAAACAAAGCCTCCAGGCGCTCATCGAATCTCCGGACCTTCCCGAGGACCAGCGGGAGCGTCATGTCGCCGCGGTCACGCGGGTCCGGGGGCGGGTCCGGGAGGGGCGCTTCGTGTTCGAGCGGGTCTGCACCAGTTGCCATCGCGTCAAGGACATCGGGATTGACTACGGACCGGAACTCACCGAGGTCGCGGCGCGCATGAACCGGCAGCAACTTGCCGAATCCATCCTGTATCCCAACCAGGAGGTCGCCCCTCAGTGGCTGACGACCAACATCACCACCCGGGACGGCGAGGAGTTCAGCGGAGTGGTGGCGGCGGAAGACGAGGCCACCGTGACCCTCAAGCTCGGTGGTGACCTGGTGCAGCGGGTCGCCAAGGATGCCATCACCGAGCGGGATACCCTCAAGGTGTCGAACATGCCCGAGGGCCTGGCCGCCGGGCTCGCACCGCAAGAGTTTGTGGATCTGATCGAGTACCTGGCCTCGCTGAAATGA
- a CDS encoding thymidylate kinase, with product MKRTFAEQGFPGRLIAVEGLDGSGKSTQVHLLRTWLEQQGCKVFFSEWNSSALVKSATSRGKKENLLTATTFSLIHATDFADRYERQLLPLLRAGYLVLCDRYAFTAFARDVVRGVPPDWVRGVYSFAALPDITFFFKAHLEVSLTRILDNRPVLKFHEAGMDLKLSPDPYESFRLFQGRIFEQYLAMSTEFQFTMINANQRIEEQQGVVRALLASRVDLCKYITPKSP from the coding sequence ATGAAGCGCACGTTCGCGGAGCAGGGCTTTCCCGGACGCCTGATCGCCGTCGAAGGGCTCGACGGGTCCGGGAAGTCCACGCAGGTGCACCTCCTGCGCACGTGGCTCGAGCAGCAGGGATGCAAGGTGTTCTTCTCCGAGTGGAACTCGTCGGCCCTCGTCAAGAGCGCCACCAGTCGTGGCAAAAAGGAGAACCTGCTGACGGCCACCACCTTCAGCCTGATCCATGCGACGGATTTCGCCGACCGTTATGAGCGCCAGTTGCTGCCCCTGCTGCGCGCCGGCTATCTGGTCCTCTGCGACCGCTATGCCTTCACCGCGTTCGCGCGCGACGTCGTCCGGGGGGTGCCGCCCGACTGGGTCCGCGGCGTGTACTCCTTCGCCGCCCTCCCCGACATCACATTCTTCTTCAAGGCGCACCTGGAAGTGTCCCTGACACGGATCCTGGACAACCGCCCCGTCCTGAAGTTCCACGAGGCGGGCATGGACCTGAAGCTGTCCCCGGATCCCTACGAGAGCTTCCGGCTCTTCCAGGGGCGGATTTTCGAGCAGTACCTGGCCATGAGCACCGAGTTCCAGTTCACCATGATCAACGCCAACCAGCGCATCGAGGAGCAACAGGGTGTGGTGCGGGCCCTGCTCGCCTCGCGGGTGGACCTCTGCAAGTACATTACGCCCAAGTCCCCCTGA